A stretch of the Gossypium hirsutum isolate 1008001.06 chromosome D07, Gossypium_hirsutum_v2.1, whole genome shotgun sequence genome encodes the following:
- the LOC107954703 gene encoding TBC1 domain family member 2B — MFGPQSKMDIAFEWQAQFHILRPSIHARRANIIVKFQDLYGFTVEGNVDDVNVLNEVREKVRQQGRVWWALEASKGANWYLQPQISISQGIGLKSSLKLSGFVNAITLKKLIRKGIPPVLRPKVWFSLSGAAKKKSTVPESYYNDLLKAVEGMDTPATRQIDHDLPRTFPGHPWLDTPEGHAALRRVLVGYSFRDSDVGYCQGLNYVAALLLLVMKTEEDAFWMLAVLLENVLVNDCYTTNLSGCHVEQRVFKDLLAKKCPRIAAHLEALEFDVSLVATEWFLCLFSKSLPSETTLRVWDVLFYEGAKVLFHVALAIFKMKEHELLLTHQVGDIINILQRTTHHLFDPDELLTVAFDKIGFMTTNTISKQRKKQETEVMKELDLRLRRLNSIRTDEK, encoded by the exons aTGTTTGGTCCCCAAAGCAAAATGGACATTGCCTTTGAATGGCAAGCGCAATTTCACATCTTAAGGCCAAGCATCCATGCGAGAAGAGcaaatataatagtgaaattccAAGACCTTTATGGGTTCACAGTAGAAGGCAATGTGGACGATGTTAATGTGTTGAATGAGGTAAGAGAAAAGGTGAGGCAACAAGGGCGTGTTTGGTGGGCACTCGAAGCAAGCAAAGGGGCCAATTGGTATTTGCAGCCGCAGATTTCGATATCGCAAGGGATTGGGTTGAAATCTTCGCTCAAATTGTCAGGTTTTGTTAATGCGATCACATTGAAGAAGCTTATTAGGAAAGGCATTCCCCCTGTGCTTAGGCCTAAGGTTTGGTTTTCGCTTTCGGGTGCCGCCAAGAAGAAGTCTACGGTGCCTGAAAGCTATTATAATGATTTGTTAAAGGCGGTAGAGGGTATGGACACGCCTGCAACACGTCAGATTGATCAT GACCTTCCACGAACCTTCCCCGGTCACCCATGGTTGGACACTCCAGAGGGCCATGCAGCTCTTCGGCGTGTGCTTGTGGGGTATTCTTTCCGTGATTCTGATGTGGGCTACTGTCAG GGCTTAAATTATGTCGCTGCGTTATTATTGCTTGTTATGAAAACAGAGGAAGATGCATTTTGGATGCTTGCTGTCCTCCTTGAAAATGTTTTAGTTAATGACTGCTATACAACTAACTTATCCGGATGCCATGTCGAACAAAGGGTTTTTAAGGATTTGCTTGCTAAAAAGTGCCCAAG GATTGCTGCTCATTTGGAAGCATTGGAGTTTGATGTCTCCCTTGTTGCTACTGAATGGTTCCTGTGCCTCTTCTCTAAAAGCTTGCCTTCAGAG ACAACTCTGCGGGTATGGGATGTCCTTTTCTATGAGGGGGCAAAGGTTCTTTTTCATGTAGCTTTGGCTATATTTAAG ATGAAAGAACATGAATTGCTTCTAACGCATCAGGTTGGTGACATTATTAACATATTACAGAGAACTACCCATCACCTTTTTGATCCTGACGAGTTATTGACA GTTGCATTTGATAAGATCGGATTCATGACGACAAACACAATATCGAAGCAAAGGAAAAAGCAAGAAACAGAAGTAATGAAAGAGCTCGATCTGAGATTGAGAAGACTAAATTCCATAAGAACAGACGAGAAGTAA
- the LOC107956172 gene encoding uncharacterized protein: MLGLSEGESQTSASIRFASAYSDFGMEMREDYDGLHFSCVIDFKGNWDRHLPLVIFAYNNSYRKSIKLAPFEALYGQRCRTPLCWSDMEDKRNLGPKLVWKVEDKARLVCEGFKAASKRQKSYPDLRCRDIEYQDGVNVFLKVFPWKKVLKLGRKGKLSPRIIGPYEVAKQIGPVAYHLLLSPELEHIHDVFHVSMLRKYRSDPSHVVPIEEIEVQSGLSYEEEMVAILDQEVNVLRNKMVSLVKVLWRNHKTQEATWESEYVIKRQFPYLFDSGKF; encoded by the exons atgcttgGTTTGTCAGAGGGTGAAAGCCAAACATCAGCATCCATCAGGTTTGCTTCAGCCTATTCAGATTTCGGAATGGAAATGAGAGAAGATTACGATGGACTTCATTTCAG TTGTGTTATCGACTTCAAAGGTAACTGGGATCGTCACCTACCATTGGTCAtttttgcgtataataatagctatcgGAAGAGTATTAAGTTGGCACCAttcgaggctttgtatggtcaaaGGTGTAGAACTCCTCTGTGTTGGTCCGATATGGAGGACAAGAGGAACTTGGGTCCGAAGTTAGTTTGGAAGGTTGAGGATAAGGCGAGACTTGTTTGCGAGGGGTTCAAGGCTGCTTCTAAGCGACAGAAGTCTTACCCTGACCTAAGATGTCGAGACATCGAGTATCAAGATGGTGTAAATGTATTTCttaaggtttttccatggaagaaagttttgaaGCTTGGACGGAAGGGTAAGCTCAGTCCGAGGATCATTGGCCCTTATGAGGTTGCCAAGCAgattggaccagttgcttatcatTTATTGTTGTCGCCTGAGCTAGAGCATATTCATGACGTCTTCCATGTCTCCATGTTACGGaagtatagatctgatccttctcaCGTTGTTCctattgaggagatcgaggttcaATCTGGTCTTTCGTACGAGGAGGAAATGGTTGCGATCCTAGATCAAGAGGTCAATGTGTTACGCAATAAGATGGTTTCGTTGGTAAAAGTCTTGTGGCGTAACCACAAGACTCAGGAAGCCACCTGGGAGTCGGAATATGTGATAAAACGTCAGTTTCCatatctgtttgattcaggtaaattttga
- the LOC107954702 gene encoding fasciclin-like arabinogalactan protein 7, which produces MEFSKIFTICFSVLLLCSSLAYGQARSPPAPVAMSPTPTPAPAPAPPYVNLTYLLSVAGPFHTFLDYLESTKVIDTFQNQANNTDQGITVFVPKDSAFKDLRKPSFSNLSDDQLKSLILYHALPRFYTLADFNELSTKGSISTLAGGEYTLNFTYDSGTVHLDSGWSKTKVTSAVHSTDPIAIYQIDKVLLPEAIFGTDIPPTPVPSPAPVPDVSPAADSPSAESKESGSSPKSAPSTSSSNSIMNLCIWRQLVLAVSAGVVLFF; this is translated from the coding sequence ATGGAGTTTTCCAAGATTTTTACGATATGTTTTTCTGTATTGCTCTTGTGCTCCTCGTTGGCCTATGGTCAAGCAAGGAGCCCTCCTGCTCCGGTCGCAATGAGCCCAACTCCAACACCAGCCCCAGCACCGGCACCGCCATATGTAAACCTCACTTATTTACTCTCAGTGGCTGGTCCATTTCACACTTTCCTTGACTACCTTGAGTCCACTAAAGTGATTGACACCTTTCAAAACCAAGCCAACAACACTGATCAAGGGATTACAGTTTTTGTACCAAAAGACAGTGCCTTCAAGGATCTTAGGAAGCCTTCATTTTCCAATCTCAGTGATGACCAGCTTAAATCACTTATCCTTTACCATGCCTTGCCCAGATTTTACACACTTGCAGACTTCAATGAACTCAGTACAAAGGGCTCCATAAGTACCCTTGCTGGTGGCGAATACACTTTGAATTTCACCTATGATTCCGGAACCGTTCACCTCGATTCCGGATGGAGTAAAACAAAAGTTACAAGCGCTGTACATTCAACCGATCCGATCGCAATCTATCAAATTGATAAGGTCCTTCTTCCTGAGGCAATCTTCGGTACCGACATACCTCCAACTCCTGTTCCATCCCCAGCCCCAGTCCCTGATGTTAGTCCCGCAGCGGATTCTCCATCAGCAGAATCCAAAGAAAGTGGTTCTTCACCAAAGTCTGCTCCTTCAACTTCATCATCTAATAGTATCATGAACTTGTGCATTTGGAGGCAATTGGTTTTGGCCGTCTCAGCTGGGGTTGTCCTGTTTTTCTAA